The following proteins come from a genomic window of Edaphobacter sp. 4G125:
- the mscL gene encoding large conductance mechanosensitive channel protein MscL, whose amino-acid sequence MLKGFRDFVLRGNVIDLAVAVIIGAAFSAITKSLVDDIITPLIAAVAGKPDFSALVFHLNGTPIKYGNFVNAIIYFLIIAFVIYFFLVLPVQKLLARIKGPEAASTKPCPECLSDIPLGAHRCKFCSQPVA is encoded by the coding sequence ATGCTCAAGGGCTTTCGCGACTTTGTCCTTCGAGGGAATGTCATCGACCTTGCTGTTGCAGTCATTATCGGGGCTGCCTTTTCAGCCATCACCAAATCCCTCGTCGACGACATCATCACGCCATTGATCGCTGCAGTTGCCGGTAAACCTGATTTTTCGGCATTAGTCTTCCATCTGAACGGAACCCCTATTAAGTATGGGAACTTCGTGAATGCCATCATTTACTTCCTCATCATCGCCTTTGTCATTTACTTCTTCCTGGTGCTTCCGGTCCAGAAGTTACTGGCTCGTATTAAGGGACCTGAAGCAGCTTCGACAAAGCCGTGCCCGGAATGCCTCTCCGACATTCCTCTCGGAGCCCATCGCTGCAAGTTCTGCAGCCAGCCCGTCGCTTAA
- a CDS encoding permease, with product MILNFFNPRRRSVLRGALLVLLSLGAAALLSDFPNNRANPMIVLPTLGAIAGAIDHVRCMRPRWDLYHGGVLLLIYMDLMALSMILFFLLYPYALWLTHSE from the coding sequence GTGATTCTGAACTTCTTCAATCCGCGTCGTCGCTCCGTTCTTCGAGGAGCTCTTCTTGTTCTTCTCAGTCTCGGCGCAGCAGCCCTTCTCTCGGATTTTCCGAACAACCGGGCCAATCCCATGATCGTCCTTCCTACGCTGGGGGCCATCGCTGGAGCCATCGATCATGTTCGATGCATGCGACCTCGCTGGGATCTCTATCATGGAGGAGTCCTACTGCTCATCTACATGGACCTGATGGCGCTCAGTATGATTCTCTTCTTTCTCCTGTATCCCTATGCTCTCTGGCTCACGCATTCAGAATAA
- the thiC gene encoding phosphomethylpyrimidine synthase ThiC encodes MGTHGNHPSGNGTNGNGYKVPTGRAEWIVKRKAEAERTGDWNMSQMHFARKGLITEEMVFVAEREKVSAEKIRNEVAKGTMIIPANINHVELEPMCIGVESLCKINANIGNSALVSNVDEELRKLHTAVHFGADTVMDLSTGGDIPTIREAILRHSPVPIGTVPIYEALSRVKRVEDLNIDLYLEVLEEQAQQGVDYFTIHAGVLIQYVPMVAKRITGIVSRGGAIMAQWMTHHHKQNFLYENFDRITKIMAKYDVSYSLGDGLRPGSVADASDEAQFAELKTLGELTREAWKSDVQVMIEGPGHVPMDKIKEQVDKEVEYCDGAPFYVLGPLVTDIAPGYDHITSAIGAAMIGWHGAAMLCYVTPKEHLGLPNEKDVKDGIIAYKIAAHAADIARHRPGARDRDDAISHARYTFDWDKQFALSLDPDTARGMHDETLPDDYYKEAAFCSMCGPKFCSMNWSSKVDEFNEREHGLKKPDLTQIVTEQMAMRG; translated from the coding sequence ATGGGTACACATGGCAATCATCCGAGTGGAAACGGCACGAACGGCAACGGATACAAGGTTCCGACAGGCCGGGCGGAGTGGATCGTCAAGCGAAAGGCTGAGGCCGAGCGGACTGGCGACTGGAACATGTCGCAGATGCACTTTGCGCGTAAAGGTTTGATTACTGAAGAGATGGTGTTCGTGGCTGAGCGCGAGAAGGTCTCGGCAGAGAAGATCCGTAATGAAGTGGCTAAGGGAACGATGATTATCCCAGCCAACATCAACCACGTTGAGTTGGAGCCGATGTGTATCGGTGTCGAAAGTCTTTGCAAGATCAACGCGAATATCGGGAATTCGGCACTGGTATCCAACGTTGATGAAGAGTTGCGCAAGCTACACACCGCGGTCCACTTCGGCGCGGATACGGTGATGGACCTTTCGACAGGCGGAGATATTCCGACGATCCGTGAGGCGATTCTGCGGCACAGCCCCGTGCCGATCGGAACGGTTCCGATCTATGAGGCGCTGAGCCGTGTGAAGCGTGTCGAAGACCTGAATATCGATCTGTACCTTGAAGTACTCGAAGAGCAGGCGCAGCAGGGCGTGGACTACTTCACGATTCATGCCGGTGTACTGATCCAGTACGTCCCGATGGTGGCTAAGCGCATTACCGGAATCGTTAGCCGTGGCGGCGCGATCATGGCGCAGTGGATGACCCACCATCACAAGCAGAACTTCCTGTACGAAAACTTCGACCGCATCACGAAGATTATGGCGAAGTACGATGTCAGCTATTCGCTGGGCGATGGTCTGCGTCCAGGCTCTGTCGCCGATGCGAGCGACGAGGCACAGTTTGCCGAATTGAAGACTCTGGGTGAACTGACGCGCGAGGCGTGGAAGAGCGATGTGCAGGTGATGATCGAAGGCCCTGGCCATGTTCCAATGGACAAGATCAAAGAGCAGGTGGACAAAGAAGTGGAGTACTGCGATGGTGCACCATTCTACGTGCTCGGACCGCTGGTTACCGATATCGCTCCGGGATACGACCACATTACGTCTGCGATTGGCGCAGCAATGATCGGATGGCACGGAGCCGCGATGCTCTGCTATGTGACTCCCAAGGAACATCTGGGATTGCCAAACGAGAAGGATGTGAAGGACGGCATTATCGCTTACAAGATCGCGGCCCATGCTGCGGACATTGCGCGTCATCGCCCCGGTGCTCGCGACCGTGACGATGCGATCAGCCATGCGCGGTACACGTTTGATTGGGACAAGCAGTTTGCGCTTTCTCTCGATCCGGACACGGCGCGCGGTATGCACGATGAGACGCTTCCGGATGACTATTACAAGGAAGCTGCTTTCTGCAGTATGTGCGGTCCGAAGTTCTGCTCGATGAACTGGTCGAGCAAAGTGGATGAGTTCAATGAGCGTGAGCACGGACTGAAGAAGCCAGACCTTACGCAGATCGTAACTGAGCAGATGGCCATGAGAGGCTAA
- a CDS encoding M28 family metallopeptidase, with amino-acid sequence MRAAARILACPLLLASFSAYAQAPQVFGYRDFSQQAKWDAAFLAVPDAKLAGEHLKILTAAPHWASSQEDYATALYVADKFKAAGLETQIVPYKVLLNKPVKISIEAFTDDGKKLMSGPTPEHVDPKEYGGDPFQNDPRIFPAFNGSSPSGDVTGEVVYANYGNLADFKKLAEMGVSIKDKIVLVRYGGNFRGVKVYIAQQYGAKGVLIYSDPTDDGYYRGDIYPKGPYRPKSGVQRGSVQFLPIYPGDPQTPGIASTPDLPDSKRIPLSELKGNQPSIPANPISYKDAAPILKHLDGPTSPREWQGALPFTYHVGGTNKVTVHMNLEQDTALRTIWDVIGTIEGTDPAQKNDWVVAGNHRDAWVFGAVDPNSGTAAMLETVHGLGELLKQGWKPKRSIVIASWDAEEEGLMGSTEWAEQHAAQLAHAVAYFNTDVGVSGPDFKASAVPSLKQFVREVTKQVSSPKGGTVYEQWKLDQQGEAGRRTSVSAGTPGGPSRFNAKVDNDVRVGDLGSGSDYTPFIQHLGVPSTDIGSEGPYGVYHSAFDNYNWFVKFADPTFVYEQQQARVFGLQILHMANADVLPYDYELYGKEIVSYIETAQKHAAADKLNLDFAPALEAARRFEASGAAIRTHQQTPPSNPAALNNALRQAEGALLNPEGLPHRPWYKHTIYAPGEYTGYAAVVIPGVNEAISTPDATRAREQLVQLTEALNRAAGILESAGK; translated from the coding sequence TTGCGCGCTGCTGCCCGAATTCTGGCCTGCCCCCTTCTTCTCGCCTCTTTCTCTGCCTATGCCCAGGCACCCCAAGTCTTCGGTTATCGCGACTTCAGCCAGCAGGCCAAATGGGATGCCGCTTTTCTCGCTGTTCCCGACGCCAAACTCGCGGGAGAGCACCTCAAAATCCTGACCGCAGCTCCCCACTGGGCCAGTTCGCAGGAAGACTACGCCACGGCTCTTTATGTAGCCGATAAATTCAAAGCCGCTGGACTCGAGACGCAGATCGTTCCTTATAAAGTTCTGCTCAATAAGCCCGTAAAGATCTCAATCGAGGCCTTTACGGACGATGGCAAGAAGTTGATGTCCGGACCGACTCCGGAACATGTCGATCCAAAGGAATATGGCGGCGATCCGTTCCAGAATGATCCACGCATCTTCCCCGCCTTCAACGGTTCCTCACCCTCTGGCGACGTTACCGGAGAGGTTGTCTATGCCAACTACGGCAATCTTGCTGATTTCAAAAAACTGGCCGAAATGGGAGTCAGCATAAAGGACAAGATCGTCCTCGTCCGCTATGGAGGCAATTTCCGCGGGGTGAAGGTGTATATCGCACAGCAATACGGCGCTAAAGGGGTTTTGATTTATTCCGACCCAACGGACGACGGTTATTACCGAGGCGATATCTATCCCAAAGGCCCTTACCGTCCGAAATCGGGAGTGCAACGAGGCTCCGTTCAGTTTCTTCCGATCTATCCTGGCGACCCGCAAACTCCAGGAATCGCTTCAACCCCTGATCTTCCTGATTCGAAGCGTATCCCTCTCAGTGAACTTAAAGGAAATCAGCCTTCCATTCCTGCGAATCCAATCTCCTACAAGGACGCTGCACCTATTCTGAAACATCTGGACGGTCCAACTTCCCCACGAGAATGGCAGGGGGCGCTTCCCTTCACCTATCACGTCGGTGGGACCAATAAGGTCACAGTTCATATGAACCTGGAGCAGGACACAGCACTGCGGACTATCTGGGACGTGATCGGCACAATCGAAGGCACCGACCCAGCGCAGAAAAATGATTGGGTGGTCGCTGGAAACCATCGCGATGCCTGGGTCTTCGGAGCCGTCGATCCGAATTCCGGCACGGCCGCCATGCTCGAAACCGTCCATGGCCTTGGCGAGCTGCTGAAGCAGGGATGGAAGCCGAAGCGGAGTATCGTAATTGCTTCCTGGGACGCCGAAGAAGAGGGCCTAATGGGTTCAACGGAATGGGCTGAACAACATGCTGCGCAACTCGCGCATGCAGTCGCCTACTTCAACACCGATGTCGGAGTCTCCGGACCTGACTTCAAGGCCTCTGCTGTACCGTCGCTGAAACAATTTGTTCGCGAGGTCACCAAACAGGTCTCTTCGCCCAAGGGCGGTACCGTCTACGAGCAATGGAAGCTGGATCAGCAGGGCGAGGCCGGACGCCGCACGTCGGTCAGCGCAGGAACTCCTGGAGGACCCTCACGCTTCAATGCGAAGGTGGACAATGATGTTCGTGTGGGAGATCTTGGCTCCGGCTCCGACTACACTCCCTTCATCCAGCATCTCGGAGTCCCTTCAACCGACATAGGCTCTGAAGGACCATACGGGGTCTATCACTCCGCTTTTGATAACTACAACTGGTTCGTCAAATTCGCTGACCCTACCTTCGTCTATGAACAGCAACAGGCGCGCGTCTTTGGCCTTCAGATCCTGCATATGGCCAATGCTGACGTGCTGCCTTACGACTACGAACTCTATGGCAAGGAGATCGTCAGCTATATCGAAACCGCACAGAAACACGCGGCAGCCGACAAGTTGAATCTTGATTTCGCTCCGGCCTTAGAAGCAGCTCGCCGTTTCGAAGCGTCAGGGGCTGCGATTCGCACTCATCAACAGACTCCTCCCTCAAATCCAGCAGCTCTTAACAACGCATTACGCCAGGCAGAAGGGGCTTTACTGAATCCCGAGGGGCTTCCTCATCGCCCCTGGTATAAACACACCATTTACGCTCCCGGAGAGTACACCGGTTACGCTGCCGTTGTGATCCCGGGAGTTAACGAAGCGATCAGCACACCGGATGCAACTCGTGCTCGAGAACAGTTAGTTCAACTGACCGAAGCGTTGAATCGAGCAGCAGGCATTCTTGAATCTGCTGGCAAGTAA